A portion of the Lolium rigidum isolate FL_2022 chromosome 1, APGP_CSIRO_Lrig_0.1, whole genome shotgun sequence genome contains these proteins:
- the LOC124682600 gene encoding BTB/POZ domain-containing protein At5g48130-like codes for MEKMIGLDMDTEVVMSPAARAAVFSSPYSSPSTAFLLQRRVLTWAKETGSPAAVRVRVAERSFILHKDPLASRCGYFSQAMEEVSGDVELPASFPGGSEAFEVIGLFCYGDAVALDPFNVAAVRCAAEFLDVAGLGARCDLYINQVVLQSWDDALIVLQRCQPLLPVAEELLIVSRCVESLAFMACMEILDPEQSRDQPGVDDVAARGLVGRRWDAELVKELAARDLWIKDLIALPFEFFKRIVQALRRQGMKEKYVSPVVLFYANKWVLSKKTHKFWASTDESGDGGGETDANRRATEILQGVVELLPAEASGGAVPAAFYFALLSRSLTLQLTEETQKRLRGQVASHLQFACADDLPLPEQEADRSIADSPEVIAMESIVSNHVAMQRQGAEGVADLWDRYLVQIVGDTKLQPERLAELIGVVSAGDRKTHDHLYEAINTYLLEHPGVSGDEKASLCGNIECRKLSHEACIQAVQNERMPLRFIVQALFVQQMHTHRAFAERSDSFRYMLSGELIPGVAGAYTPSPGCPVPTSQPLSTTSPYTEAHTTVAMDGKLRARDDDASDYETASFRIQALEQEIISLKKTLQRHNTVKGGSVRKDGKEPSFRADAAAPAAVRRRAPVSGSCIGSMRWGSQRRCASRILRVFTRLAVFGRSRSRGKQSKCRAAAEQLSCL; via the exons ATGGAGAAGATGATTGGGTTGGACATGGACACGGAGGTGGTGATGTCGCCGGCTGCGAGAGCCGCCGTGTTTAGTAGCCCTTACTCCAGCCCCAGCACGGCCTTCCTGCTCCAGAGGAGAGTTCTTACTTG GGCTAAAGAAACCGGATCGCCGGCGGCGGTACGCGTCCGCGTTGCCGAAAGAAGCTTCATTCTGCACAAG GATCCTCTGGCATCCAGATGCGGGTACTTCAGCCAGGCGATGGAGGAGGTGTCCGGAGACGTCGAGCTGCCGGCCAGCTTCCCCGGAGGCTCCGAGGCGTTCGAGGTGATAGGGCTCTTCTGCTATGGTGACGCCGTGGCGCTCGACCCGTTCAACGTGGCGGCCGTGCGGTGCGCGGCCGAGTTCCTGGACGTGGCCGGCCTGGGCGCACGCTGcgacctctacatcaaccaggtgGTGCTGCAGAGCTGGGACGACGCCCTCATCGTTCTCCAGCGCTGCCAGCCCCTGCTCCCCGTCGCCGAGGAGCTCCTCATCGTCAGCCGCTGCGTCGAGTCGCTGGCGTTCATGGCGTGCATGGAGATCCTCGACCCCGAGCAGAGCCGGGACCAGCCCGGCGTCGACGATGTCGCCGCGCGTGGTCTGGTCGGCCGCCGCTGGGACGCCGAGCTCGTCAAGGAGCTCGCCGCGCGTGATCTCTGGATCAAGGACCTCATCGCGCTCCCCTTCGAGTTCTTCAAGCGGATCGTGCAGGCGCTGCGGCGGCAGGGCATGAAGGAGAAGTACGTGAGCCCCGTGGTGCTCTTCTACGCCAACAAGTGGGTGCTCTCCAAGAAAACCCACAAGTTCTGGGCCAGCACGGACGagtccggcgacggcggcggcgagaccGACGCGAACAGGAGGGCCACGGAGATCCTGCAGGGCGTCGTCGAGCTGCTCCCGGcggaggcgagcggcggcgccgtcccgGCTGCATTTTACTTCGCTCTGCTGTCGCGGTCGCTCACACTCCAGCTGACAGAGGAGACCCAGAAAAGGCTGCGAGGCCAGGTTGCGTCCCACCTGCAGTTCGCCTGCGCGGACGACCTGCCGCTGCCGGAGCAAGAAGCCGACAGGTCCATCGCCGATAGCCCGGAGGTGATTGCAATGGAGAGCATCGTGTCAAACCATGTCGCCATGCAACGGCAAGGGGCCGAGGGCGTCGCGGATTTGTGGGATCGGTACCTCGTGCAAATCGTCGGCGATACAAAGCTCCAGCCTGAGCGGCTGGCAGAACTGATCGGTGTCGTTTCGGCCGGCGATCGGAAGACCCACGATCATCTCTACGAAGCAATCAACACATACTTACTG GAGCATCCGGGTGTGTCCGGCGACGAGAAGGCGTCGCTGTGCGGGAATATCGAATGCCGGAAGCTCTCGCATGAGGCATGCATCCAGGCGGTGCAGAACGAGCGGATGCCGCTCCGGTTCATCGTGCAGGCGCTGTTCGTGCAGCAGATGCACACGCACCGCGCCTTCGCCGAGCGCTCCGACTCCTTCCGGTACATGCTCTCCGGCGAGCTGATCCCGGGCGTCGCCGGCGCGTACACACCGAGCCCGGGGTGCCCCGTCCCCACGAGCCAGCCTCTTAGCACCACAAGTCCGTACACGGAGGCCCACACCACAGTCGCGATGGACGGGAAGCTCCGCGCccgcgacgacgacgcgtcggaCTACGAGACGGCGAGCTTCAGGATCCAGGCGCTGGAGCAGGAGATCATCTCGCTGAAGAAGACCCTGCAGCGGCACAACACCGTGAAAGGCGGCTCGGTTCGAAAGGACGGCAAAGAACCGAGCTTTAGGGCGGACGCGGCCGCGCCGGCGGCGGTCAGGCGGCGAGCCCCAGTGTCCGGCAGCTGCATCGGCTCCATGCGgtggggctcgcagcggcggtgcGCCAGTAGGATCCTGCGCGTCTTTACGAGACTGGCCGTGTTCGGGCGGAGCAGATCCAGAGGGAAACAGAGCAAGTGCAGGGCAGCAGCAGAGCAGCTCAGTTGCTTGTAG